CTCCTCACCCTTGTCCTCCTGCAAAAAGTGTCCTGCACCCTCCACGATCGTGTGGGGCTGACCTCTGGCCCCCGGAACGAGCTCCTGGAAGATCCTTTCACCGCCGCGGGTCACGGGGTCGGAGTCGCTGAACGCGGTGAGAAACGGCTTCTCCCAGCGCCGGAGGACTTCCCACGCGCGCCGGTTGGCCGGGGCCGCAGGATCGTCCGGGGAGATCGGCACGAGCACGGGGAACTGCCGGGCGCCGGCCTTGTAGGATTCGTCGGGGAAAGGCGCATCGTAGGCTCGGACGACCTCGGGCGGTAGCTCCGTTCGACAGGCTCCCGCGATGAGCGTGCCGACGGGAAACTCGGGCACCTCCTGGCTGAACTTTCGCCACGCCAAAAACGCGTCCGAAAGCGGCACGTCTCCGGTCGGAAGCCCCGTGTTCGCCGCCACGACCCGGTCGAAACGGTCCGGCCGGTCGGCGAGGACGCGAAGGCCCACGAGCCCTCCCCAGTCCTGGCAGAAGAGCGTGACACGGTCGAGACGCAGTGCGTCGAACCAGGCACCCATCCAGTCCACGTGGCGCTGGTAGGTATAGTCGCTCCGCTCCGCAGGTTTGTCCGAGCGGCCGAAACCCACGAGGTCGGGGGCCAGGACACGGTAGCCGGCGTCGACGAAAATCGGG
The sequence above is a segment of the Candidatus Binatia bacterium genome. Coding sequences within it:
- a CDS encoding haloalkane dehalogenase; protein product: MKKLRTPEERFQDLPGYPFRPNYLEVPDGEGGTLRIHYVDEGPKEAEVILCLHGEPSWSYLYRKMIPIFVDAGYRVLAPDLVGFGRSDKPAERSDYTYQRHVDWMGAWFDALRLDRVTLFCQDWGGLVGLRVLADRPDRFDRVVAANTGLPTGDVPLSDAFLAWRKFSQEVPEFPVGTLIAGACRTELPPEVVRAYDAPFPDESYKAGARQFPVLVPISPDDPAAPANRRAWEVLRRWEKPFLTAFSDSDPVTRGGERIFQELVPGARGQPHTIVEGAGHFLQEDKGEELAELVVRFCRENPRL